In Actinoplanes derwentensis, the following proteins share a genomic window:
- a CDS encoding metallophosphoesterase family protein, protein MIRIAAVGDVHVDKDVVGRYRPALEQLPDRADALLVAGDLTRHGTVDEAKCFATEFGGLAVPVVVVLGNHDHQSDQEKQVTDVLTDSGITVLECEATVLEIRGHRLGIAGAKGFGGGFAGACASNFGEREMKNFVGVTEDFANRLGEALRSVECDALVALTHYAPVPETLAGEPLEIYPFLGCYQLGNAIDSAPTALALHGHAHHGSERGRTPGGVPVRNVAHPVIKQAYNVYQLLSDSVDSELVPA, encoded by the coding sequence ATGATCCGGATCGCGGCCGTGGGCGACGTCCACGTGGACAAGGACGTGGTGGGCCGCTACCGGCCCGCCCTGGAACAACTGCCGGACCGGGCCGACGCGCTGCTCGTCGCCGGTGACCTGACCCGGCACGGGACGGTCGACGAGGCGAAGTGCTTCGCCACCGAGTTCGGTGGCCTGGCCGTGCCGGTCGTGGTGGTGCTCGGCAACCACGATCACCAGAGCGACCAGGAGAAGCAGGTCACCGATGTGCTGACCGACTCCGGGATCACCGTGCTGGAGTGCGAGGCCACGGTGCTGGAGATCCGCGGGCACCGGCTCGGGATCGCCGGTGCGAAGGGCTTCGGTGGCGGGTTCGCCGGGGCGTGCGCCAGCAACTTCGGTGAGCGCGAGATGAAGAACTTCGTCGGGGTCACCGAGGACTTCGCGAACCGGCTCGGTGAGGCACTGCGCTCGGTGGAGTGTGACGCGCTGGTGGCGCTCACCCATTACGCGCCGGTGCCGGAGACCCTGGCCGGGGAGCCGCTGGAGATCTACCCGTTCCTCGGCTGCTACCAGCTCGGCAACGCGATCGACTCGGCGCCGACCGCGCTGGCCCTGCACGGGCACGCGCACCACGGTTCCGAGCGTGGGCGTACCCCCGGCGGGGTTCCGGTCCGCAACGTCGCGCACCCGGTGATCAAGCAGGCGTACAACGTCTACCAGTTGCTCTCCGACTCGGTGGATTCGGAACTCGTACCGGCGTAA
- a CDS encoding MDR family MFS transporter, translated as MSHPAPAATAPVEFTHRQILTILGGLMMGMFLAALDQTIMATATRTIADDLQGFNLQAWATTAFLITSTIATPLYGKLSDIYGRRPFFLLAIGIFIVGSFLCGLSDSMWQLAAFRAVQGLGAGGLMSLALAIIGDIVPPRERAKYQGFFLAVFGTASVLGPIMGGFFAGADELLGTAGWRWVFFINVPIGLAAMAVVAKVLHLPHNRVNHRIDWPGALTLILCLVPVLTVAEQGREWGWSSGRSIACFVIGAIGLIGFILAERAYKDEALLPLALLGKRTVAVGVTASTILGMAMFGGLMTVPLYLQIVKGSTATEAGLQMIPFVVGIMTGSIVSGQLISRTGRYRIFPIVGSVFMVSALFLFSLVGADTPLWRVMLVMVLMGLGLGSNMQPMITAVQNAVSPRQIGTATGAVTFFRSMGGTLGTAIFLSVLFNVLPGNIEKAYSSAQQTPEFQQALAADPAQAEVLKTAMSGAGLTDTSFLGKLADAVSHPFKVGFADSVHVVYLIAFFIMIIGLIVVFFLPEIPLSQRSAQQARAEDALAAAERQDTPNQAGVKAGGEGPA; from the coding sequence GTGAGCCACCCAGCCCCAGCGGCGACCGCGCCGGTGGAATTCACCCACCGCCAGATCCTGACGATCCTCGGCGGCCTGATGATGGGCATGTTCCTCGCCGCGCTGGATCAGACGATCATGGCCACCGCGACCCGGACCATCGCCGACGACCTGCAGGGCTTCAACCTGCAGGCCTGGGCCACCACGGCCTTCCTGATCACGTCGACGATCGCCACCCCGTTGTACGGCAAGTTGTCCGACATCTACGGCCGCCGCCCGTTCTTCCTGCTGGCGATCGGCATCTTCATCGTCGGCTCGTTCCTCTGCGGCCTCTCCGACAGCATGTGGCAGCTGGCCGCCTTCCGGGCCGTCCAGGGGCTCGGCGCCGGCGGTCTGATGTCACTCGCGCTGGCGATCATCGGCGACATCGTCCCGCCCCGCGAGCGTGCCAAATATCAGGGCTTCTTCCTCGCCGTCTTCGGTACGGCCAGCGTGCTCGGCCCGATCATGGGCGGCTTCTTCGCCGGCGCCGACGAGCTGCTCGGTACGGCCGGCTGGCGCTGGGTGTTCTTCATCAACGTGCCGATCGGCCTGGCCGCGATGGCCGTGGTCGCCAAGGTGCTGCACCTGCCGCACAACCGGGTGAACCACCGGATCGACTGGCCCGGCGCGCTCACCCTGATCCTCTGCCTGGTGCCGGTGCTGACCGTCGCCGAGCAGGGCCGTGAGTGGGGCTGGAGTTCGGGCCGCTCGATCGCCTGTTTCGTGATCGGTGCGATCGGCCTGATCGGTTTCATCCTCGCCGAACGCGCCTACAAGGACGAGGCACTGCTCCCGCTGGCTCTGCTGGGCAAGCGGACCGTGGCAGTCGGGGTGACCGCCAGCACGATCCTGGGCATGGCGATGTTCGGCGGCCTGATGACCGTGCCGCTGTACCTGCAGATCGTGAAGGGCTCGACGGCCACCGAGGCCGGCCTGCAGATGATCCCGTTCGTGGTGGGCATCATGACCGGCTCGATCGTCTCCGGTCAGCTGATCTCCCGTACCGGCCGCTACCGGATCTTCCCGATCGTCGGCAGTGTCTTCATGGTGAGCGCGCTCTTCCTGTTCTCGCTGGTCGGCGCGGACACCCCGCTGTGGCGGGTGATGCTGGTGATGGTGCTGATGGGTCTCGGCCTGGGCAGCAACATGCAGCCGATGATCACCGCCGTACAGAACGCGGTCTCACCCCGGCAGATCGGCACGGCCACCGGCGCGGTCACGTTCTTCCGCTCGATGGGCGGCACGCTCGGCACCGCGATCTTCCTGTCGGTGCTGTTCAACGTGCTGCCCGGCAACATCGAGAAGGCGTACTCGTCGGCGCAGCAGACGCCGGAGTTCCAGCAGGCGCTGGCTGCCGACCCGGCCCAGGCCGAGGTCCTCAAGACGGCCATGAGCGGCGCCGGCCTCACCGACACGTCGTTCCTCGGCAAGCTCGCCGACGCGGTCTCGCACCCGTTCAAGGTCGGTTTCGCCGACAGCGTGCACGTGGTCTACCTGATCGCCTTCTTCATCATGATCATCGGCTTGATCGTGGTCTTCTTCCTGCCGGAGATCCCGCTGTCGCAGCGCTCGGCCCAGCAGGCCCGCGCCGAGGACGCCCTCGCGGCCGCGGAGCGCCAGGACACCCCGAACCAGGCGGGCGTCAAGGCAGGCGGCGAGGGACCCGCTTAA
- a CDS encoding nucleotidyltransferase: MPHRVDEGLAITLKRVASILKSSEIPFALGGSFAVYARGGYSSDHDVDFLIREQDKDRALQELSQAGFETEQPPEDWLVKVFDEGRMVDLIFRPVESPVDDETLADTEQISVEAINMPVVSATRLMVHKLLSYSQHYCDFATGLPVARSLREQIDWERVRRETGDSPYAEAFFVLLDRLDVAPHPDRELRVGG; encoded by the coding sequence ATGCCACACCGCGTGGACGAGGGTTTGGCCATCACTTTGAAACGGGTCGCGTCGATTCTCAAGAGTTCGGAGATCCCGTTCGCGCTGGGTGGGAGCTTCGCCGTGTACGCCCGCGGCGGCTACTCCAGTGATCACGACGTGGACTTCCTGATTCGCGAGCAGGACAAGGACCGGGCGCTGCAGGAGTTGTCGCAGGCCGGCTTCGAGACCGAGCAGCCGCCGGAGGACTGGCTGGTGAAGGTCTTCGACGAGGGCCGGATGGTGGATCTGATCTTCCGGCCGGTGGAGTCGCCGGTGGACGACGAGACGCTGGCGGACACCGAGCAGATCTCGGTCGAGGCGATCAACATGCCGGTGGTGTCCGCCACCCGGCTGATGGTGCACAAGCTGCTCAGCTACAGCCAGCACTACTGCGATTTCGCGACCGGGCTACCGGTCGCCCGGTCGTTGCGGGAGCAGATCGATTGGGAGCGGGTCCGGCGGGAGACCGGTGATTCGCCGTACGCCGAGGCGTTCTTCGTGTTGCTCGACCGGCTCGACGTCGCGCCGCACCCGGACCGGGAACTGAGGGTAGGGGGATGA
- a CDS encoding HD domain-containing protein, which produces MPLHAITEVYGEAGLRDRFALELESFDTGERKILTEALELASALHADDRRVREPYVNHLLRVAIRIIRYYGVRDIDVLVAALLHDAVEDHPAELGGVEPDGTHIAMTEAALTELARRFNPRVAELVRSVTNPEYDPRRDKNEQYRAHVAEKLERDPWARVIKISDFTDNGVGVIHTTIDKAYRSAGKYRPLVPTLRELVGRPDTPLSTQAKEHILDQLDLAEERFAAILDE; this is translated from the coding sequence ATGCCACTGCACGCCATCACCGAGGTGTACGGCGAAGCCGGCCTCCGTGACCGATTCGCGCTGGAACTGGAGTCCTTCGACACCGGCGAGCGCAAGATCCTGACCGAGGCTCTGGAGCTGGCCTCCGCTCTGCACGCCGACGACCGGCGGGTCCGGGAGCCGTACGTGAACCATCTACTCCGGGTCGCCATCCGGATCATCCGCTACTACGGGGTGCGTGACATCGACGTGCTGGTCGCGGCGCTGCTGCACGACGCCGTCGAGGACCATCCGGCGGAGCTGGGCGGGGTGGAGCCGGACGGGACACACATCGCGATGACGGAGGCCGCCCTGACCGAGTTGGCCCGCCGGTTCAATCCACGGGTCGCCGAGCTGGTCCGGTCGGTCACCAATCCGGAGTACGACCCGCGGCGTGACAAGAACGAGCAGTACCGCGCTCACGTGGCCGAGAAGCTGGAGCGGGATCCGTGGGCCCGGGTGATCAAGATTTCGGACTTCACCGACAACGGGGTCGGCGTGATTCACACCACGATCGACAAGGCGTACCGGTCGGCCGGCAAGTACCGGCCGCTCGTCCCGACGCTGCGTGAGCTGGTCGGACGCCCGGACACTCCGCTCTCCACCCAGGCCAAGGAGCACATCCTGGACCAGCTCGACCTGGCCGAGGAACGATTCGCCGCGATCCTCGACGAGTGA
- a CDS encoding sigma-70 family RNA polymerase sigma factor, producing MDAGNARNRVSDGNEGTVGNVEKSTVMRTDQVAEERDLVGVYLHEISRTPLLDAAREVELSKAIEGGLYAEHLLETGEIRRGVSREELERLVSEGHHAKDLFIRANLRLVVSIARRYVRSGMPMLDLIQEGNTGLVRAVEKFDYERGYKFSTYATWWVRQAISRAIAQQERTVRLPVHLVEDVNRMRNVTRQLVRELGGDPEPDQVAAALGVTVERVNELTRWAQDTVSLDTPVGDDGDTNLGDLVADSDAPSPEEIVLNALERQRIEGLLNHLDDRSAGIMRARYGLEDGREHSLTEVASRFSLSRERIRQLEIQALGRLRELARAEGLQAA from the coding sequence ATGGACGCAGGTAATGCCCGTAACAGGGTTAGTGACGGCAATGAGGGGACCGTGGGCAACGTGGAGAAGAGCACAGTGATGCGTACCGATCAGGTTGCCGAAGAGCGCGACCTCGTCGGAGTCTACCTGCACGAGATCTCCCGGACACCGTTGTTGGACGCCGCACGGGAGGTTGAACTCTCCAAGGCGATCGAAGGCGGCCTCTACGCCGAGCACCTGCTCGAAACGGGCGAGATCCGTCGCGGCGTCAGCCGGGAGGAACTGGAGCGTCTCGTCTCCGAGGGCCACCACGCGAAGGACCTGTTCATCCGGGCCAACCTTCGTCTGGTCGTCTCCATCGCACGCCGCTACGTGCGGTCCGGCATGCCGATGCTGGACCTGATCCAGGAGGGCAACACCGGCCTGGTCCGAGCGGTGGAGAAGTTCGACTACGAGCGCGGCTACAAGTTCTCGACCTACGCCACCTGGTGGGTCCGTCAGGCGATCAGCCGGGCCATCGCCCAGCAGGAGCGCACCGTCCGGCTCCCCGTGCACCTGGTCGAAGACGTCAACCGGATGCGTAACGTCACCCGTCAGCTGGTCCGTGAGCTGGGCGGCGACCCGGAGCCGGACCAGGTCGCGGCCGCGCTGGGCGTGACCGTCGAGCGAGTCAACGAGCTGACCCGCTGGGCGCAGGACACCGTCTCGCTGGACACCCCGGTCGGCGACGACGGCGACACCAACCTCGGTGACCTGGTGGCCGACAGCGACGCCCCGAGCCCCGAGGAGATCGTCCTCAACGCCCTGGAGCGGCAGCGCATCGAGGGTCTGCTCAACCACCTCGACGACCGTTCGGCCGGCATCATGCGGGCCCGCTACGGCCTGGAGGACGGTCGCGAGCACTCGCTGACCGAGGTGGCGTCCCGGTTCTCGCTGAGCCGCGAGCGGATCCGCCAGCTGGAGATCCAGGCGCTTGGCCGGCTGCGGGAGCTGGCCCGGGCCGAGGGCCTGCAGGCCGCCTGA
- a CDS encoding MHYT domain-containing protein, which yields MADVHHFTYGVYNPIAAYLLAFLGSFLGLLCTGRARDAHKRSRRNRWLLIAAFAIGGGGIWLMHFAAMLGFDVPDSPVRYDLGLTLLSLVFAVLTVGIGLMVVGHGRRSVGKTMGAGLITGSGVIAMHYTGMEGIRLSADIHYSPVLVIASALIAVAASTIALWFAVSVRGWVRVTAAAAVMGIAVCGMHYTGMAAMSIELHPVGPGPAAGIRPLSMLVPIILITTATIVGVALSALQAMTEEEFTDGVGTPKRGVHAEPPQPWTLRQSSVGAIRLTPAARAVATGRITGRPSPGPRPVPRTSPSPAPTAPPATSGS from the coding sequence GTGGCCGACGTCCATCACTTCACCTACGGTGTCTATAACCCGATAGCCGCATATCTTCTGGCGTTCCTCGGATCGTTCCTCGGTCTGCTCTGCACGGGCCGGGCCCGGGACGCGCACAAACGCAGCCGCCGCAACCGCTGGCTGCTGATCGCCGCCTTCGCGATCGGAGGCGGTGGCATCTGGCTGATGCACTTCGCCGCGATGCTCGGCTTCGACGTGCCGGACAGCCCGGTCCGATACGACCTGGGACTCACCCTGCTGAGCCTGGTGTTCGCCGTACTGACGGTCGGGATCGGGTTGATGGTGGTCGGGCACGGCCGCCGCAGCGTCGGCAAGACCATGGGGGCCGGGCTGATCACCGGCAGCGGCGTGATCGCCATGCACTACACCGGCATGGAGGGGATCCGGCTGTCCGCGGACATCCACTACTCCCCGGTGCTGGTGATCGCCTCGGCCCTGATCGCGGTCGCGGCCAGCACCATCGCGCTCTGGTTCGCCGTCTCGGTGCGCGGCTGGGTCCGGGTCACCGCGGCCGCCGCGGTGATGGGGATCGCGGTCTGCGGCATGCATTACACCGGGATGGCCGCCATGTCGATCGAGCTGCATCCGGTGGGCCCCGGTCCGGCGGCCGGCATCCGTCCGCTGTCGATGCTGGTCCCGATCATCCTGATCACCACGGCCACCATCGTCGGGGTGGCGCTGAGCGCGCTGCAGGCGATGACCGAGGAGGAGTTCACCGACGGGGTCGGCACCCCGAAACGGGGCGTGCACGCCGAACCGCCGCAGCCGTGGACGCTGAGACAGTCCTCGGTGGGCGCGATCCGGCTCACCCCGGCCGCGCGGGCGGTCGCCACCGGACGGATCACCGGCCGTCCCTCTCCCGGGCCACGTCCGGTGCCCCGGACGTCCCCCTCACCGGCGCCGACCGCGCCACCGGCGACTTCCGGGAGCTGA
- a CDS encoding C40 family peptidase encodes MTAFAITVSGGTAAHAAPTEKELKKKIETASEKLEDVTEQYNKLRLDIKKTKADGVKLEASLKPAQDALDAATAKVGTIATTTYMQGRTGPMTVMVSGDSENLMERLAFLEQITRSNQQDIDAFTETTQSFADRKTALATTLKKQNVQSKELVATKKKIEGDLEDLYDMRETVYGSPTEGGSGSYTGPIPNIAGSAGVAVTFAFNQIGKPYGFGDAGPNSYDCSGLTSAAWAKAGKSLPHNAAAQYSATARISKSDLQPGDLVFYRNNAHVAIYVGSNMIIDAPSAGRDVLHRTINIMTPNGYGRVK; translated from the coding sequence ATGACGGCGTTCGCGATCACCGTCTCGGGCGGGACGGCAGCGCACGCCGCTCCGACCGAGAAAGAGCTCAAGAAGAAGATCGAGACCGCCTCGGAGAAACTCGAGGACGTCACCGAGCAGTACAACAAGCTGCGCCTGGACATCAAGAAGACCAAGGCCGACGGCGTCAAGCTGGAAGCCTCTCTGAAACCGGCCCAGGACGCCCTCGACGCCGCCACGGCCAAGGTGGGCACCATCGCCACCACCACGTACATGCAGGGTCGCACCGGCCCGATGACAGTGATGGTGAGCGGTGACTCGGAGAACCTGATGGAGCGCCTGGCGTTCCTGGAGCAGATCACCCGCTCCAACCAGCAGGACATCGACGCCTTCACCGAGACCACCCAGTCCTTCGCCGATCGCAAGACGGCACTGGCGACCACGCTGAAGAAGCAGAACGTCCAGTCCAAGGAACTGGTAGCGACGAAGAAGAAGATCGAGGGCGACCTCGAGGACCTGTACGACATGCGGGAGACCGTCTACGGCAGCCCCACCGAGGGCGGCAGCGGCTCCTACACCGGCCCGATCCCGAACATCGCGGGCTCGGCCGGCGTGGCCGTCACGTTCGCGTTCAACCAGATCGGCAAGCCGTACGGTTTCGGCGACGCTGGCCCGAACTCGTACGACTGCTCGGGTCTGACCTCGGCGGCCTGGGCGAAGGCGGGCAAGTCCCTGCCGCACAACGCCGCCGCGCAGTACAGCGCCACCGCGCGAATCAGCAAGTCCGACCTGCAGCCCGGTGACCTGGTGTTCTACCGGAACAACGCGCACGTCGCGATCTACGTCGGCAGCAACATGATCATCGACGCGCCGTCGGCGGGCCGGGACGTGCTGCACCGCACGATCAACATCATGACCCCGAACGGATACGGCCGGGTCAAGTAG
- a CDS encoding dTMP kinase: MPRTIALVGIDGSGKTTQARTVAAELAAAGFPARYRQNAGGRHWFGRIAVLLGRTDAEDLLGRRGTLVVESVLRWFAIARTLLRRTVNREIAVMDRYAVCQFASLRAHGAHRSAERTARVAYHLFPHPDVMFFLAVDPEVAQDRIERRGYDTETMDYLRAADAAYRSLPEYPRFVVIDANGTPAQVTKAIRTELEALQS; the protein is encoded by the coding sequence ATGCCGCGCACCATCGCACTGGTCGGCATCGACGGCTCCGGCAAGACCACCCAGGCCCGCACCGTCGCCGCCGAGCTGGCCGCCGCCGGATTCCCGGCCCGGTACCGGCAGAACGCCGGGGGCCGCCACTGGTTCGGCCGGATCGCGGTGCTGCTCGGCCGCACCGACGCCGAAGACCTCCTCGGCCGCCGCGGGACCCTGGTCGTCGAGTCGGTGCTGCGCTGGTTCGCGATCGCCCGCACCCTGCTGCGCCGGACCGTGAACCGGGAGATCGCCGTGATGGACCGGTACGCGGTCTGCCAGTTCGCCAGCCTCCGGGCCCACGGCGCGCACCGGTCCGCCGAGCGGACGGCCCGGGTCGCCTACCACCTGTTCCCGCACCCGGACGTGATGTTCTTCCTGGCCGTCGACCCCGAGGTCGCGCAGGACCGGATCGAGCGGCGCGGCTACGACACCGAGACGATGGACTACCTGCGGGCCGCTGACGCCGCCTACCGTTCGCTCCCGGAGTACCCGAGGTTCGTGGTGATCGACGCCAACGGCACTCCCGCGCAGGTCACCAAGGCGATCCGGACAGAACTCGAAGCCCTTCAGTCCTGA
- a CDS encoding DUF3817 domain-containing protein: protein MQGALTRYRIIAWIVGVVLIALVVVGMPLKYGPSDNPIVVETVGPFHGFLYMVYLVLTFDLARRAKWAFGRMVLVMLAGTIPFFSFWAERQVTRNWIPVAEPALSE, encoded by the coding sequence GTGCAGGGAGCCCTCACCCGTTACCGGATCATCGCCTGGATCGTCGGCGTGGTCCTGATCGCCCTCGTCGTCGTCGGCATGCCGTTGAAGTACGGCCCCAGCGACAACCCGATCGTGGTCGAGACGGTGGGCCCGTTCCACGGTTTCCTCTACATGGTCTACCTGGTGCTCACTTTCGACCTGGCACGCCGCGCGAAGTGGGCTTTCGGCCGGATGGTCCTGGTGATGCTGGCCGGCACCATCCCGTTCTTCTCGTTCTGGGCCGAGCGCCAGGTGACCCGGAACTGGATTCCGGTCGCCGAGCCGGCGCTGAGCGAATAG
- a CDS encoding SDR family NAD(P)-dependent oxidoreductase, translated as MANTALITGGAGALGFSTINVFLDAGWHVVAPVRPGRAGDVPADCFPVEADLTSAADTAAAVAAATDDPASPLTAVVNLVGGFASGGLIADTPVEDFEAMLSMNLRPTYLLTAAALPYLIGAGGGSVVCVSSRAALSPFPGAAGYVTAKAAVLAFAAAVDVEYRKRGVRCNTVLPSVIDTPTNRAAMPDADHDRWVSPAAIAETILFLASKASAPVSGAQIPVYGQA; from the coding sequence ATGGCCAACACAGCTCTCATCACCGGCGGCGCCGGCGCGCTCGGTTTCTCCACGATCAACGTGTTCCTGGACGCCGGATGGCACGTGGTCGCCCCGGTGCGGCCCGGCCGTGCGGGCGATGTGCCAGCCGACTGTTTTCCGGTCGAGGCTGATCTCACGTCGGCCGCCGACACGGCTGCCGCGGTCGCGGCGGCCACCGACGACCCGGCCAGCCCGCTCACCGCGGTGGTCAACCTGGTCGGCGGGTTCGCCAGTGGTGGGCTGATCGCCGACACCCCGGTCGAGGACTTCGAGGCGATGCTGTCGATGAACCTGCGGCCGACGTACCTGCTCACGGCGGCGGCTCTGCCGTACCTGATCGGCGCCGGAGGCGGCTCGGTCGTGTGTGTCTCGTCGCGGGCCGCGCTCTCGCCCTTTCCCGGTGCGGCCGGTTATGTCACCGCCAAGGCCGCGGTGCTGGCGTTCGCCGCCGCAGTCGACGTCGAGTATCGCAAGCGGGGCGTGCGCTGCAACACGGTGCTGCCCAGCGTGATCGACACCCCGACGAACCGGGCCGCCATGCCGGACGCCGACCACGACCGCTGGGTGAGCCCGGCCGCGATCGCCGAGACGATCCTCTTCCTGGCCTCGAAGGCGTCGGCCCCGGTGAGCGGCGCTCAGATCCCGGTCTACGGCCAGGCCTGA
- a CDS encoding antibiotic biosynthesis monooxygenase family protein, which produces MAVVKINAIEVPEGAGPELEKRFAARHGAVENSPGFLGFELLRPVSGETRYFVYTRWETEEDFQNWSNGRAKEAHAGERAKPVASGASLLEFEVIQSVEKPS; this is translated from the coding sequence ATGGCTGTTGTGAAGATCAACGCGATCGAGGTTCCCGAGGGCGCCGGCCCCGAGCTGGAGAAGCGGTTCGCCGCCCGTCACGGCGCGGTGGAGAACTCCCCGGGCTTCCTCGGTTTCGAGCTGCTGCGCCCGGTGTCCGGCGAGACCCGCTACTTCGTCTACACCCGCTGGGAGACCGAGGAGGACTTCCAGAACTGGTCGAACGGCCGCGCCAAGGAGGCCCACGCCGGCGAGCGCGCCAAGCCCGTCGCCTCCGGCGCCAGCCTCCTGGAGTTCGAGGTCATCCAGTCGGTGGAGAAGCCGAGCTGA
- a CDS encoding GPGG-motif small membrane protein, with translation MDLLLWIIAVVLVVAGVLALFRRQILWGVVLIIVGLLVGPGGVSIFT, from the coding sequence ATGGACCTGTTGCTCTGGATCATCGCCGTTGTTCTCGTCGTCGCCGGTGTGCTCGCACTGTTCCGCCGGCAGATCCTGTGGGGCGTCGTGCTGATCATCGTCGGCCTCCTGGTGGGCCCCGGAGGCGTCAGCATCTTCACCTGA
- a CDS encoding GAF and ANTAR domain-containing protein — MSAPKRRVPAAQRGARLTRRTPEDGAAPAFPRRPSGKRGSAARHSAPPGPAGPHPVEIAGHLHELTVRLLAADSLNQALDRLAVATAALAGVVRCSVVLIGEGGPLTEASAGPAGETFDRLQYEGGAGPGLEAARTRTVVTATDLAGDERWPELRAAARTENLRAVVAIPLDVRRTAVGAVSVYPDRRGDVDPEVLVTAMALAGQAEVLLGELHRREALTEGAVVDRAVGVIIAQRGCGVQEAYAILQESAQRLGLDRGTVAARLVTAAARNAG; from the coding sequence GTGTCTGCCCCGAAACGGCGAGTCCCGGCCGCGCAGCGTGGCGCCCGGCTGACCCGGCGCACCCCTGAAGACGGCGCCGCACCGGCCTTCCCGCGCCGCCCCTCCGGCAAGCGCGGGAGTGCCGCCCGGCACTCCGCCCCACCCGGCCCGGCCGGTCCGCATCCGGTGGAGATCGCCGGGCACCTGCACGAGCTCACCGTCCGCCTGCTCGCCGCGGACTCCCTCAACCAGGCCCTCGACCGGCTCGCCGTGGCCACCGCCGCCCTGGCGGGCGTGGTGCGCTGCTCCGTCGTGCTGATCGGCGAGGGCGGGCCCCTCACCGAGGCCTCCGCCGGGCCGGCGGGGGAGACGTTCGACCGGCTTCAGTACGAGGGGGGCGCCGGCCCCGGACTCGAAGCCGCCCGCACCCGGACCGTGGTGACCGCCACCGACCTGGCCGGCGACGAACGATGGCCGGAGCTACGTGCCGCCGCCCGCACCGAGAACCTGCGGGCGGTCGTGGCGATCCCGCTCGACGTGCGGCGGACCGCCGTCGGCGCGGTCAGCGTCTACCCCGACCGGCGCGGCGATGTCGACCCGGAGGTGCTGGTCACCGCGATGGCCCTGGCCGGGCAGGCCGAGGTGCTGCTCGGCGAGTTGCATCGGCGGGAAGCCCTGACCGAGGGCGCCGTGGTGGACCGGGCGGTCGGCGTGATCATCGCGCAGCGCGGCTGCGGCGTGCAGGAGGCCTACGCGATCCTCCAGGAGAGCGCCCAGCGTCTCGGCCTGGACCGCGGCACGGTCGCCGCTCGCCTGGTGACAGCGGCGGCTCGCAACGCCGGATAG